Proteins encoded by one window of Winogradskyella sp. PG-2:
- a CDS encoding methionine aminotransferase encodes MNFKSKLPHVSTTIFTTMSSLANEHNALNLSQGFPNYQSSQKLNDLVANAMNNGYNQYAPMPGNLDLRIAISNKYELLYKSSYHPEKEITVTAGATQAIFTIISTFIKQNDEVIIFKPAYDSYQPSVEVNGGKTITIQLSAPDYKVDWEEVASKISSKTKMMIINSPHNPSGTVWSEDDMLQLQKLTRNTDIIVLSDEVYEHIVFDGEQHQSACLFSDLKQRSFITASFGKTFHNTGWKIGYCCGPDYLMSEFRKVHQFNVFSVNHPAQRGIADYMQDANTYLDLNSFFQQKRDLLLNLISDSRFKFKPSRGTYFQVLDYKAITDKSDVEFAKQLTKDFKLASIPLSVFNENGKDDKVLRFCFAKTDETLIKAAEILCKI; translated from the coding sequence ATGAACTTTAAATCGAAGCTTCCACATGTAAGCACTACCATTTTTACAACAATGAGCTCTTTAGCTAATGAGCATAATGCACTAAATCTGTCTCAAGGCTTTCCTAATTATCAAAGTTCTCAAAAACTAAATGATTTAGTTGCTAACGCCATGAATAATGGTTACAACCAATATGCACCAATGCCTGGAAATTTAGATTTGCGTATCGCCATTTCCAATAAATATGAGTTACTCTATAAGTCTAGTTATCATCCCGAAAAAGAGATTACTGTTACAGCTGGTGCTACACAAGCTATTTTTACCATTATTTCGACTTTTATAAAACAAAATGACGAAGTCATCATTTTTAAACCTGCTTACGATAGTTACCAACCATCTGTTGAAGTTAATGGTGGAAAAACTATAACCATTCAATTATCTGCACCAGACTATAAGGTTGATTGGGAAGAGGTTGCTTCAAAAATATCATCAAAAACTAAGATGATGATTATTAATTCACCTCATAATCCAAGTGGAACGGTTTGGTCTGAAGACGATATGCTTCAACTTCAAAAACTAACTAGAAACACAGATATTATTGTGCTAAGTGACGAAGTTTATGAGCATATTGTATTTGACGGAGAACAACATCAAAGCGCTTGTTTATTTTCAGATCTAAAGCAACGTAGTTTTATCACTGCTTCCTTCGGCAAGACATTTCACAATACAGGTTGGAAGATTGGATATTGCTGTGGACCAGATTATTTAATGTCTGAGTTTAGAAAAGTGCATCAGTTTAATGTCTTTTCTGTTAATCATCCTGCTCAGAGAGGGATTGCGGATTATATGCAAGATGCTAATACATATTTGGATTTGAATTCTTTTTTTCAACAAAAGAGGGATTTGCTTTTAAACCTAATTTCAGATTCTAGATTTAAGTTTAAACCCTCACGAGGCACTTATTTTCAAGTTCTAGATTATAAAGCTATCACTGACAAAAGTGATGTAGAATTTGCAAAGCAACTCACTAAAGATTTCAAACTAGCTTCGATACCATTATCAGTTTTTAATGAAAACGGAAAAGACGATAAAGTATTACGGTTTTGTTTTGCAAAAACTGATGAAACTCTAATAAAAGCAGCAGAAATTTTATGCAAAATTTAA